Genomic DNA from Alphaproteobacteria bacterium:
TTCACGACGCTGGCCGGGCCAACATCCAAAATCATTTTATCGTTTGGAATCGCATTAACGGCGGCGATATCCGCGTGTACGTGCGCTTTTAATTCGGGCGCCACCATCGCATCGGTCGGCAACAAAATTTCTTTGCCCTGGGATTTTGCCTCAGCCAGGATTTTTTGCGCGATGCTGACCGATTCTTTATCCACCAGCGATTTTCCGACATGCAATCCCTGAGCCACCAAGAATGTATTGGCCATCCCGCCGCCAACGGTCAAAATATCGACCTTGGACAAAAGGTTGAACAGCACATCGACTTTGGTTGAAACTTTGGCGCCACCAACAATGGCCATTGCCGGACGCAAAGTATTTTCCAAGGTTTTTTGCAAGGCTTCCAATTCCGCTTGCAACAAACGCCCAACGGCGGATGGCAATAAATGCGCCAGACCTTCCGTCGAGGCATGGGCGCGATGCGCGGCGGAAAACGCGTCATTCACATAAAAATCGCCCAGTTCCGCCAGTTGCGCGGCAAAAGAAGGATCGTTTTTTTCCTCGCCAGCGTGGAATCGCACATTCTCGCATAACAAAATCTGTCCATTCGGAAGTTTCTGAATGGCCGCTTTTACAGGTTCGCCGACGCAATCATCCGCAAACGCCACCGGCTTGTTGCCCAACGCGCGGCTGAGTTCCGGCAACACAACAGCCAAAGAAAATTCCGGTTTTTTATGGCCATCCGGCCGGCCCAGGTGGGTCAGCAAAATCACTTTTGCGCCGCGCGCGGATAAATCCAAAATAGTTTTGGCCGATTTTTCGATTCTGGTTGCGTCGGTTATTTTCCCATCTTTAATCGGCACGTTATAGTCGACCCGCACCAGAACGGTTTTGCCGGCGACATTCAATTCATCGATAGTTTTATAATTGCCCATGCTCTTCTCCCTAAAATTTCATTTCGACGCTGACCGGAACATGATCGGATGGCTGTTGCCAATCGCGGGCGTCTTTCAATATGTGATACGATTTTAAATTATTTTTCAAGTTTGGAGATACCCAAATATGATCTAGCCTGCGGCCACGATCCGATTTGCGCCAATCCTGGTTGCGGTAACTCCACCAGGTATAAAGCTTCTGATCGGCGGGAACGAAATGCCGGACCGCATCAACCCAATCATTGGCCGCCTGCATTTTTAACAATGATTCGACCTCGATCGGGGTATGCGATACCACATCCAGCAATTGTTTATGCGACCAAACATCCTGTTCCAGCGGCGCGATATTAAAATCACCCAGCAAAATCCGGCCGGTTTTACCGCATTTCATTTTTTTCCAGAATTTGCCGACTTCAGCGACGAAATCCAATTTATGGCCGAATTTGTCATTCACCGCGCGGTCCGGAATATCGCCGCCGGCGGGGATGTATAAATTATGGATTTCCACGCCATTGGGCAAACGTCCGGAAATGCCGCGGCAGTCCTGTTTATCGCACCAGTAAGGCGTATCGATTTTCTCCAGCGGCACTTTAGACAGCAACGCCACGCCATTATAGGATTTCATGCCGGTAAATAATTGATGCGTATATCCGGCGTCTTTCAACGCCTGCCCGGGGAAAAATTCGTCCAGCGTTTTAGTTTCCTGTAACGCCAGCACATCCGGTTTTTGATCTTTTAGAAACTGCAGCACCAAGGGTAATCGCAGGCGAACCGAATTGATATTCCACGTGCTGACTTTTAACTTTTTCATCAAACAATCTTGGCTTTCAATTGCAGAAAACTATCCAACTTGGCCGCCAATATATCGCCTTTCTGAACGGCGTTGACGCCTTCGGGCGTGCCGGTAAAAATAAGATCGCCGGCCTTCAATTCTATGTATTGCGATAAATGGGCGATAATTTCAGGGATATTCCAAATCATATCGGATATTTTTCCATGCTGGCGCACGATGCCATTGACCTGCAATTCCATGCTGCAATGTTCAATTGTCGATATTTCTTTGGCCGGTATAATCGGCGATATTGGCGCGCCGTAATCGAATCCCTTGGCCATATCCCATGGCTGGCCTTTTTCCTTGGCTAAATTCTGCAAATCGCGCCGCGTTAAATCGAGGCCGAGAGCATAGCCAAACACCGATTTTCCAGCCGCGGGCGCGGACAAATTACTGCCACCAGAGCCCAAAGCCACCACCAGTTCAATTTCATGGTGCAGATTTTTAGTCATTAAGGGATAAGGAACGGCCACTTCTTGATCGAAGCTGGCGGCCACCAGCAATGTGTCATTGGGTTTGGTAAAAAAGAACGGTTCTTCCTTGGAATCGCCTTTCCATCCCATTTCCTTGGCATGGGCGGCATAATTGCGCCCGGCGCAAAACACGCGCCGCACCGGAAAATGGCCCGATTGGCCCAACACCGGAATTCCAACAATACCTGCGGTTGGCGGAAATATATATGGCATAACGCCAGATATAGCGCAGCATTGCCGTAAAATCTATGGGTTATTGATCGATGCGTTTATTCAACGGCCGGGGATCGTCGAATTTAAATATTTTCGGGTCGATATCCACGCCAGGTTCGGGATCTACCAGCGAAACCGTGGTCACAATATCTTGCGAATCGTGAATAACCCACCGCTTTAGCGTCAAGGGCTCGGCGTCAAATTGCAACGTCACTTGTCCGGCGCCAGGATCATCCTTGCCGATAAAAGAAACGGAAATTTCCCCGCGTTTTTTCTCAAACCCGGTCAGAATAATTTTGGGATCGTTGAATTCCACCTTGGATTTTAGGATTGGCGCCAACGGGGACGAATCGATCGAAGTATAAGTCACTTGTTCCAACTTGCCGTCGTAATAGACCAATTTTTTACCGTCGGAAACAAGTTCGATCGGTTTGTCGCCATCATAGGTGAAACGCAATTTGCTGGGCCGCGCCAAATAGACTTTGCCTTGCGCGGAATTGCCATTGCTTGATGCCTGCACAAACGTGGCGCGCATGGATTGAATAGAGTTCAGGTAATCTTCGATCTGATGAATATCGGCGATGTTTTGATCGTAAATGGGATTGGCCGCCTGCACCGGCAGGGCGCAGAAAACGGATAAAAGAATAATGCTAACAAAGCGGGAAATATGGGTCATAGTCCATATATAGTCCCGCCTTGTGGCAAAAGCGAGGCGATTCTCACACGCATAATATTGACAAGCAACGATAGGTCTCGTAGCTCTTTCTTAGAGAGGGTAATAATGAAAAAAGGCCAAAAAGCGAACAAAGTTCCGCCGGAGCAGCGTGTCGGAAGCTGGCTGAACGCCACGAAACCGCAATGGAAAAACGGAGATGTTGCCGTTGTTGCCGGCGTCAAAGTATTTGGGCCTTATACTTCCGAAGCAGACGCCACGGCAGATGTCCGCATAAAAACGCCGGGCCAGGATATTTTTATTGTGGATTTGCGCAATGCGGTACTGCCGCCTAAAAAACAATTCGAAAGGCCGCCCATCATAGCGCCTAAAAGACTCAGCGCCTTAAGCCTGAGAGAAATGATGGATGAAAGAAAAAGAACTAAATCTTAACCATACATTTGTTCTTCGGATTCGATCAAAATCTCGCGTTTGCCGGTGGCATTGGCGGGGGAAACGATCCCGCGCGCTTCCATATCGTCCATAATCCGCGCGGCACGGTTATAGCCGATCGCCAAATGACGCTGAATGAAAGATGTCGATGCCTTGCGTTCGCGCATAACAAGCTGTACCGCCTGACGGTATAATTGATCGCCGCCATCGTCGCTGCCGTCGATGGATGCAAATCCGGCTTCTTCTTCCTCGTCCTGCGTGACCGATTCCAGATAGCTTGGCTGGCCCTGATCGCGCAGGAATTTGGCGATCGATTCGACCTCGGCATCCGAAACATACGGTCCGTGCACGCGGGTAATGCGTCCGCCGCCGGCCATATATAACATATCCCCCTGACCCAATAATTGTTCCGCGCCAGGTTCACCCAGAATCGTGCGCGAATCGATTTTCGATGTGACTTGGAACGAAATACGGGTCGGGAAATTCGCCTTAATCGTGCCGGTAATAACGTCGACCGACGGGCGTTGTGTCGCCATAATCAAATGAATGCCGGCCGCGCGCGCCATTTGCGCCAGGCGCTGAATCGCGAATTCAATATCTTTGCCCGCCGCCAGCATCAAATCGGCCATTTCATCGACCACCACCACAATCAGCGGCAGATGATTCAAATCCAGCGGTTGATCTTCGTATACCGGTTTTCCGGTTTCAGGATCGAATCCGGTTTGCACCTGACGTGATAGAACCTCGCCTTTTTTGCGCGCTTCAGCCAGGCGCAAATTATATCCTTCGATATTGCGCACGCCCAGTTTGGACATCGCCTGATAGCGGTTATTCATTTCCTTGACCGCCCATTTCAACGCCACAATCGCTTTTTTCGGATCGGTTACGACCGGCGTCAATAAATGCGGAATATCCTGATACACCGACAGTTCCAGCATCTTTGGATCGATCATGATCAATTTGCATTTGTCCGGCGGCATGCGGTACAGCAGCGACAAAATCATCGTGTTAATGGCAACCGATTTGCCCGATCCGGTCGTACCCGCGATCAATAAATGCGGCATGCGCGCCAGATCGGCGATAATCGGTTCGCCGCCGATATCCTTGCCCAGAATCAATGGCAGTTGATATTTTGGCGCATCCGCATCCGACAATTCCAATAATTCCCGCAGATAAATCGTTTCACGCGAGGCGTTTGGCAATTCAATGCCAAGCACGCTGCGCCCTGGAACCATTGCGATACGCGCCGACAGCGCGCTCATATTCCGGGCGATATCGTCAGCCAATCCGATCACGCGCGCCGCCTTGGTGCCGGGCGCCGGTTCCATTTCATATAGTGTAACGACAGGACCTGGGCGCACCCGCACCACCTCGCCCTCGACGCCGTAATTTTGCAGGACAGATTCGAGCATGCGCGTATTGGCCTCGATCGATTCGCGCGACTGGCCGTCATTAGCCGCTTTTTTCGCGCCCAGTTTTAGCAAATCCAATGGCGGCAGTTGAAAATCGTCGGAAGATAAATCCAACTGCTGCTGACGAAATTCCTTCGGTTTGGTTTTTTTCGCGGCCTGTTCCACCAACAATGGTTTTTTCTTGCGCGGCGGCGGTTTCGGCAATTCCAGTTTTTCCGGTTTTTTCTCCGGCTCTTCTTCCGCTATTATTTCTTCGATTTCTTCTTCGCTGGATGCGAACAACATTTTCATCTGCGCATATAGCCAAGAAGATGCCGCCGCGATTTTACGCGCGGCATAAACACTGACCGCCGCGATAATCTGTCCGTAATAAGCCCATTCTTCGGCCGACAAACCGGCGGACCATACCAACAACGCCGCGCCAACAGTGCCGTACAGGACGCCAATACCCCAAATAGCGCCAGCGCCCATAAAAGAAAATAATGGCAGGCTTTGCGCCAATACCAATTGGCCAAGCCAGCCGCCAAGCCCGCTTGGAAACGGCCATAAGGCCGGCGTGGCTAAGGTTGCCATCGCGCCGCTGAACAATAATAAACCCACCGGCAATAAAATCGCGCGCAACCACCCGGCAATCATTTCCAATTGCGCCAATTGCCGCCAGCCCCAAACGCACAGTAAAATCACCGGCGGCCAAATGGCGAATCCGAACGACTGCAACAAAAAATCCGACAAATAAGCGCCAAAATTTCCAAACCAATTGGCAGCATCGGTATCGCTGGCGGTATTAAACGATGGATCGGTGGAAGAATACGAAATCAGGGACAGGGCCGAGGTAACGCCAAACACCAAGCATAGCGCGCCCAAAATATACGATTCGTACTGGTTATAAATTTCGGCGATATGGGCCATCATTTTGGCGCGCATTGATTTCTTTTTCTTTAATTTGGTCATATCCGGAATCTTTCCTAAATCGCTTGGCCAACCCTGCCTTTGGCTTTATAGTATAGACTGGGCGCGGGGCGCGCGCCTAGATCATTTTCGCAAAAAGATATAATCATGGCCGTAAGACGCAACATAAAAACCAACCCAAGGCACAATTTTGATTGCTTGATTTTAGGCGCGGGGCCGGTTGGCGCTACGGCCGCTTTATTGTTGGCGAATCAAGGGTTTTCGATCGGAATTATCGACCGGCAGGATCCGAAAACGGTATTAAAATCCGGTTTCGACTGGCGCACCACCGCGCTTAGTTACGGCAGCCGCGCAATTTTGGATCAAGCGGGGATATGGAAGAATCTGGCCGGAAAATCGGAACCGATTTTAGAAATTGAAGTGATCGATGGAAATGGCCCGGTGCATTTGGATTTTGGCAAAACCGAAACCCATGGCGCGGCGATGGGCCATATTGTTTTAAATCTGGATTTGCGGCGCGAATTATTCGCCGCCTTGCAAGACCACAAAAATATAGAATTATTGGCCCCTGTCGATGTGCGAGCCATGCGGCCAGATTCCGCCAAAATTGAAATTGATTTATCGGATGGCAAAAAATTATCGGCGGCATTGTTAATTGCCAGCGACGGCCGCGGATCGCGGGCACGGACAGAATGGAATATTCCAACGCGGCAATACGATTATCGCCATCATGCGGTCATCGCCAGCCTGACCCATACCAAACCGCATCACAATGTGGCTTATGAATGTTTTTTGACCTCAGGCCCGCTGGCGTTGCTGCCGATGCAAGACATAAACGGCAAACACGCGTCCTCGCTGGTGTGGAGCGAGTCGCCGGAAAAGGCCCAAGCCTTGATGGATCTAAGCGATGAGGAGTTTTGCGGAATATTGCAGGATCGGTTCGGCGATTATTTGGGCGAATTTGCGCTGGCCTGCGACCGGCAGAAATATCCGCTAAATCTGATCGTTGCCAAAAAAGTTTACGGACAACGCATGGTGTTGATCGGCGATGCCGCGCATGGCATTCATCCGATTGCCGGGCAAGGATTGAATTTAGGGTTCCGCGATATCGAGGATTTATCGCAATCCCTGAGCCGCGCAAAAAAATTGGGATTGGATTTGGGCGGCGATACGGTGCTGAAAAATTACGCCCGGGGCCGCGAATTCGATGTTGCCAGCATGATTGCGGCAACCCACGCGTTAAATTGGCTGTTCGGGGTCGATCATGCCGCGATGCGCGGCATTCGCGGCATCGGATTGAAATTGGTAGATTATATCCCGCCGCTGAAACGCGCCTTTGTCAAACGCGCGATGGGGGATTTTTAAATTTTCCGCGCTTCGTCGACCAGCATGATTGGAATACCGTCGCGAATCGGATAGGCCAGGCCAGCCTCGCGCGAAATCAATTCCTGTTTTTCGCGGTCATATTCCAATTTTGCCTTGGTCATAGGGCACACCAGAATTTCCAGCAGCCTTGGATCGACTTCGGTTTTTTGCGGACGTTGCAATAGGGCCATCGAAAATCTCCTTATTGTTTTTTGCGGCAATCTTTATCGTGCGCCGCCATACTTAATAAACACGAAATAATCTTGGCGCGTTCGGCCAGATTCGGCGCTTCCAATAATGCCTGCTGTTCCTGGCAACTGAACGGGCAAACCATGGCAAGCGTGTTCACCAGCACATAATCCGGCGCGCCTTCGATCATGTGCCAATCGGCATCCATTTTACAGCGTTTCAAATATTGCTTTAAATCCGCCAGAATCGGCGCGCGGTCGATTTTTTCATTCGGCTCATCGGTGAAATCGCGTTTATATTTTGTAAAATCCACATTGGCCTGGCGATATCCCCGGTCGGTCAAATCGTCCGACAATAAATCGAATCGCGCCACGCCATGCAGGGTTATTAAGATCCGGTTGTCGTTGGTTTCGGCAAAAGACGATATTCGCCCGGCGCATCCGGTTTTGAATAAGGCGCAGCCATCTTCCATCGATTCTTCGTCTTTGGGGCGGATCATGCCAATCAAGCGCGTTTCGGTGCGCATCGCATCCAGAATCATATTCACATAGCGCGGCTCGAAAATATTCAACGGCAATTGTCCACCAGGCAGCAATAACGCGCCCGGCAATGGGAAAATCGGGATCTGTTTCGGCAGATCTTCGAATTTGGCCTTGAATCGTTCAAAACAAGTCATGCCGTTCACGAAAATAAAATCGACGATAGTTTGCGCCGCGTATCGCCGGCCAGCGGATGATCGAACCCGAGCGTGTCGAGAATTTTCACGATTTTCTGCCGGGCCGCTTCTTCGTTCCATTTGCGGTCGAATTTGATCGATTGCAGCAAAATTTCAATTGCCGGCTCCATTTTATTCGCCGCCGCATAAGCGCAAGCCAGATCCAATCGCGCTTGCTGATCTTTTGGATTTTGTTTTACTTTTTGTTCCAACGCCGCTGTATCATTATTCGCGCCACTGGATAATTCCAAGGCGGCGATCAGAGCCATTACATCGGGCAAATGCCACAGTTTTTCCGGGATTTTATTCAGTATGTCTTGCGCGCGCGCCGCATCGCCGCTTTTCAGAAAACATAATCCCAATCCCGCCAGCGCCAGGGTATTTTCCGCATCATTCGATAAAATTTGTTGATACAGCATCGCCGCGCCCGCGACATTGCCGGCATCCAATTCCGTCTTCGCGGCTTTTAATGTGTCTTCGGTATTTTGTTTGCCTTCGCCGCCAAGCAAGCGATCGACAAACGCGCGCAATTCACGTTCCGGGATCGCGCCCATGAATGCATCGACCGGCTGGCCGTCTTGAAACGCGTACACCATCGGCACGGATTGCACACCCAATTGCGCCGCGAGTTGTTTATTCTGATCGATATCGATTTTGACCAATTTCACTTTGCCGCCAAAATCGCGCACGATTTTTTCCAATACCGGCGTCAATTGTTTGCATGGTCCGCACCAGGTGGCCCAGAAATCGACCAGCACCAGAGCGGTCTTGCTCGCTTCCAGCACGTCTTGCACAAAAGTCGGGATCGATCCGTCTTTGATCAAGCCATTGGTTTTATTTTCTAAAGTAATTGCTTCCATAGTATTGGTCATACGCATAATTTGGTGTTTATCCCTGTAAAAACAAGGGCAAACTAGCGCATATGCTTAGGCAGCACAATCGACAATCATCGGTTCGTGCCCTGTCGCACGCAGAAATTTCAATAAATCGTTCGCCGCAATAGTGGTGGTATAATCATTGCGCATCGGGTGATAGCAAACCAGATCCGCCTTTGGGATAGACTGGTCCAATACCACCTGCACCTTGGGCGGATTATCGTGCATTACCGCAAACGGCGTTACCGACCCCGGTTTAACCCGCAAGGTCGATTCCAGCAATTCGGGCTTGCCGAACGATAGCCGGGCAGAGCCAATTTTCTTTTCCAGCCGGTTTAGATCGGCTCGAATATGAAAGGGAATGACCACCAACCACAATTTATCTTTTTTATCTTTTAAAAACAATGTCTTACAATGAAGTCCGGGGATGCGATCATGCCATTGCAGCCCTTCTTCGACAGTAAAGAAGGCTGGGTGGTTGATTGTTTGTTGATTAATACCTAAATCTTTTAAATATTGTAATAATTCGTCCATTGCTATAAAACCGTATATATTAGAGAAACAAATAAGGCTGCGCCAGACAGCCCCGAGGGACCAAAATGGATAACGACAGAAATGCACTACTGCGAGCAGGCACAAACCGCACCATCGCCGCCAAGGTCGATGGGCAGACAGTGACTTTACCTATAATTTTTAGCGTTGAAAAGGGACGGGACGGCGATTGGTGTTATGTAGAAAATGGGGTTTGGGACAATTTTTTTGCGCCAACCATCGCCGCATACAAAGCCACACCCCAAAATCCAATTATTGGTGAAATCCTTGATGAATGGGAAAAATCCCATAATCCTCACGGTCCGTTGTTGGTCGATCCTGTGTTGAAAAATGTTTGGACTTATTTTCCAGTGGCTGCATTAAATCAATCCATCCATAACCCCAGCCGGTTTATGGATGATAAAGTTTTTGTGGCGATGGCGGACTTAATGGCCAGCGCGGCGGCAAAGGCGGAACAGCGCGGGTTGGAAAAACCAGAATGCGCGCCTTTTTTAAAAATCGCCGAAACAATAGCGACACAGCGTGAAAAGCAACACCGCATCCGCGCATTGGTCGCTAGAGGAAGGCGCCGCCAAAAACTGAAAAAAATAACCATCGCCGCCGGTTTGGGAATCTTAGCGACCGCGATTATCGCCTATAATATATTGTCGGATCCATATAGAGATGCCTCCGAAGCAATAAGGGAGCCCGTCAAAAAGCCGAAGCCGCCAAAACAAAAAGAAACGCCCGTCGCAAACCCTTCAGGCACAGAACCAAAATTGAACCCCAGATCCGATACCTTTCCCGACCCGGCAATTATTGTCGCAAGGCGGCAAACAAATAGCAGAGTTTTATAAATGCTCATTACTGAACTAACGACAAACAAAATCCGGCCATGCAATTCCGTATTATTTGGTCCAAATGCTGTTTTAAAGATTCCAAATCTTGCCTGTGAAAAAATGGGCGTGGACGGCCGGCAAGAAACCCTTATAGGATTTAACGAAAAAGATTGGGAGCAATTTTTTGGGCCACTTATTACCGAAGGACTCGCAACCCAACCCGCCCCCCTGTTTCAAACACTAACGAGTCTGTTAACGCCAAATCAACGGGTAAAAATCTCTGGGGCATTTGGAACGTTAAATAACATTATACCCGACAATAATCATGTTCGATGGATGCCGGAACGCACTTTGAGTGAATTGGCGCCCTTGTTTTATGTTATAAGTGAAAGCAAGGAAGCCTTATCCGATGCTAAATTGGCTCCATTGGCAAGGTCTATTCAACCATTGCTCTCTTCGGATAAAATATGGTGGTTTTTGGCCGCGGCCACTATTATAACGAGTGTGTTGTTGCTATGGGGCGTGGCGCGTTCCGTAAGAGCCAATGAGATACCGAAATTTCCGCAACCATCCCATCCTGTATTTCCCGCACCCCAAGATCAAAAAAATATCAAACCCGATGCCCCAAAGCCAACACCCAGCCAATGGGCTTGCAATTTGCGGCGCCTAACTAACAAAACCGGCAGAGCACGATAAAGATATAAAATCCAATATTTTCCGATACTTGATCTATATTCTAAAGGCTTGCCAAACAAGGGTGATTCTGGTATCCATACTGCTCTGTTTTTATAAGCGGGTATAGCTCAGCGGTAGAGCATCACGTTGCCAACGTGAGGGTCGAGGGTTCAAATCCCTTTGCCCGCTCCAGTTTCCGGCCATTTTAATAACATATTGCCGATTTTCTTTTTGCGTTTGCAAAACGTAACTGTTGTTTAATCTTCTTTTCATCAAAAATTTTCTTATTATAAGCGCGATTTTGCCCCGTATTGGGCTTCGTGCTATATAATCCATTAACCATAAGTTACAGGATCTCGTCCGATGTCCAAACCCGCCCCCGCTTTAAAGCACGCCGCCATGCCCGAACAATCCCTGCGCGAAGAAATTATCAGACAAGCCGCAAGCCGGTTCAAAGGCGCCGAGGCGAAAGCATTTGCCCAATTTTCGCCGATTTATATTTATGCCATCAATTCCGAAGATTTGAATCAAGCTCATATACCGTTATTTGCCTATGCCGTCGCGCAATTGTGGCAAACCGCGCTGGATCATAAGGGCAAAAAACAATCCGTAAGGATTGAATTGGCCAACAGCAAAAAAGATGGGCCGGAATATTCGTTAATTGAAATTGTCGGCGAAGACATTCCATTTTTGGTCGATTCCACCACCAACGAATTGCACCGCCTGGGAATAGAGATCGAAGCCGTGGTTCACCCGACCGCCTATATCGAGCGGGACGATAAAACCATCAAGGCCGTTTATCCGCCAAAACACATTCAAAAGGTCAACCCGAAATCCGGCGGCCAACGCATGTCGTTTATTCAGTTTATTATTAAAACGCCGGCGGTGGATCTGGATATTAAAGACATAAAGGCCAACTTAACGCGGGTTTTGAACGATGTGGCCATCGCGGTTGCGGATTGGCAAAAAATGCGCAAGAAATTGGGCGATATTATCGCCGAAATGCCGGCCGGCATTCCAAGCCCAGCGGAACGCGAAGAGGCGCGCCAGTTTTTAGAATGGCTTGACCAGGATCATTTCACGTTTCTGGGTTATCGCGCCTATGATTACCCCAAAACGGGAAACCGTAACAAAATCAGCGTCGTCGATAATAGCGGCCTTGGCGTTATCACCGATCCCGCTTTTCGCGTATTCGGCGATTTGCGCGACAGGGATGCCGACCATCCCGAGGTAAAAGCCTTTGTATCGGAAAAATCCATTATTTCGATCAGCAAGTCCAATGCCACATCCAGCGTGCACCGTACCGTGCCGATGGATACGGTTTCCATCAAGCGGTATGACAAGGAAGGAAAAGTCGTCGGCGAACACCGGTTCGTCGGATTATTTACATCGCTGGCTTATTCCCGTAATCCGCGCGATATCCCGTTGTTGCGGCAAAAAGTGGACAATATTTTAAAACGCACGGGATGGAGCCCGACCGGACATAAAACCAAAATTCTGGTCGACGTATTGGTATCGTTCCCGCGCGACGAATTGATTCAGATCGACGAAGACGAATTATTTTCCATCGCCATGGGCATTGCCCGGATTCAAGAGAAAATCAGAACGGCTTTATTCGTTCGCCGCGACAAGTTGGGCCGCCATTATTCTTGCCTGATCTTCACGCCGCGCGAGAATTTTACTTCCGGCCTGCGCGAAAAATTCGGACAAACTTTGGAAGAAAGGCTTGGCGGCAAGATCCGCAATTATTACACGATGCTTAGCGATCAGCCGTTGGCGCGGATTCATTTCATCATAGATTGCGACAAAAACCCGCCGGAATCGGTCAATATCGGGCATATTGAAAAAGAAATGGCGGAAATGGCCCGATCCTGGTCGGATCGTTTACGCGAAGCGGTATTGGATAGATTCGGAGCGGACAAAGCGCCAGCCATACTGCGCCGCTATGCCGCCGCATTCTCGTTAAAATACCAAAACACTTATGGCCTTAAAGACGCCATGGCCGATATTGAAAACACCGATGCGACCTTGGCATTGGCGAAAACTTCGGAAATCATCGTTCACATTTATCCAAACGGCGATGCCGGAACGGGCGAATGCGGCGTGGCGTTGTATAAAAACGGCGCGCAATTGGTATTGTCGGAAATTCTGCCCAGCCTGGAAAATATGGGGTTCCGCGTTCTCAGCGAAACCGCCATGCCGGTGACCCCCACCATTGACGGCAAGACGGAAACCGTATGGTCGCACGATTTAACCGTCCAGCGGTTCGACCGCCAGCCTATCGACGTCGATAAATTGCGGGACAAGTTCACGGCTGCGCTTGCCGGCGTCTATAGCGGCGAATTCGAAGACGACGGATTCAACCGTCTGATTGTCAGCAATAACATGACCGCGAGAGAAGTGGTTATTTTCCGGTCTTACGCCAAATATTTGCGGCAAATCGGTTTTACCATTTCGCAAAATTCGATCGAACGCTGCCTGGCCAAGCACGCGGACATCACCAAGGATCTGCTGAAATTGTTCTATGCGTACTTCGATCCGAAATCCGGCGGCGATTCGTTCACGGCGGCCAAATTGCAGGCCGACATTCTGATCAAG
This window encodes:
- a CDS encoding Trm112 family protein, translating into MALLQRPQKTEVDPRLLEILVCPMTKAKLEYDREKQELISREAGLAYPIRDGIPIMLVDEARKI
- a CDS encoding peptidase S16, translating into MTCFERFKAKFEDLPKQIPIFPLPGALLLPGGQLPLNIFEPRYVNMILDAMRTETRLIGMIRPKDEESMEDGCALFKTGCAGRISSFAETNDNRILITLHGVARFDLLSDDLTDRGYRQANVDFTKYKRDFTDEPNEKIDRAPILADLKQYLKRCKMDADWHMIEGAPDYVLVNTLAMVCPFSCQEQQALLEAPNLAERAKIISCLLSMAAHDKDCRKKQ
- the trxA gene encoding thioredoxin, giving the protein MTNTMEAITLENKTNGLIKDGSIPTFVQDVLEASKTALVLVDFWATWCGPCKQLTPVLEKIVRDFGGKVKLVKIDIDQNKQLAAQLGVQSVPMVYAFQDGQPVDAFMGAIPERELRAFVDRLLGGEGKQNTEDTLKAAKTELDAGNVAGAAMLYQQILSNDAENTLALAGLGLCFLKSGDAARAQDILNKIPEKLWHLPDVMALIAALELSSGANNDTAALEQKVKQNPKDQQARLDLACAYAAANKMEPAIEILLQSIKFDRKWNEEAARQKIVKILDTLGFDHPLAGDTRRKLSSILFS
- a CDS encoding prolyl-tRNA synthetase associated domain-containing protein; its protein translation is MDELLQYLKDLGINQQTINHPAFFTVEEGLQWHDRIPGLHCKTLFLKDKKDKLWLVVIPFHIRADLNRLEKKIGSARLSFGKPELLESTLRVKPGSVTPFAVMHDNPPKVQVVLDQSIPKADLVCYHPMRNDYTTTIAANDLLKFLRATGHEPMIVDCAA